Below is a window of Mycolicibacterium rhodesiae NBB3 DNA.
ACGCCACGGCAAGTATTCACCGAACGGCTGAACGATCTTCTTGTCGTGGCGTTGGCCAGGCCCACTGACCGGATCCCACACGATCACCGAGTTGGAACTGACCGGCGTCGATGGACTCCACTCGGGCCGAGCAACGACGGCGCCGACCAGAACGGGCGCGCCAACCGCCCTGGCGACCCGCGTGATCTGCCGTCCCGCATCCTCGTTGAGCAGCGGATCGATGTCCGAGGAATTCTCCGGCCAAATAACGAATTGCGGTTGGGGGGCTCGTCCGGAACGGATATCGTCGGCCAGCCGCAGCGTCTGGCGAACATGGTTGTCCAGCACGGCGCGGCGCTGGGCGTTGAAATCCAAACCGAGCCGGGGGACATTCCCCTGCACCACAGCCACCGTCACAGACGGCCCGCCGTTCACAGTTGAGGCCCGCACCATGAACCCCATCGCCGCAGTGGCGATGGTGATCAGCGCCAGGCACACCACGGGAACCGCGACGGCGCCCTTGAGATCGGTGCGCATCGAGCGCCGAACCAGCAGGGCAAGGGCGGCCACACAAAACCCCAGCAACGCCGTCGTGAACGACACCAACGCCACCCCGCCCAGCCGCGCGACCACGGCCAGCGGGCCGTCGGCCTGGCTGAATCCGACTACGCCCCAAGGGAAACCGCCGAACGGAAACACACTCTTGAGCCATTCGATGGCCACCCACCAGGCTGCCCACCACAGCGGCCAACCGGTCACTCCGCGCAGCAGCACGGCCGGGACGGCGAACGCGGCGGGAAAAAGCGCACACACGACGGCCAGCGCCACCCAGGGCAGCGGACCCACCAGGGCGCCGATCCACGGCAACAACGGCAGATAGAACGCCAAGCCGAACAGCAGTCCGTACCCGAAGCCACCGGCCGCGCCGGTCAACGGGTCGGCCTGCACCCACGCCAACAGAGCCAGGCCGACGATCGCGCTGACCCACCAGCCCAGCGGTGGAAAACTTGCCGCCAACGCCAGCCCGCCGCCCACCGCGCCGACTGCTTTGGCCAGCCGACGAAGCAGCCCATGACCACCGCCGATGCTCACTTCCCGCATGGCCGAAACCACGCCGAACCACTGCGCAAACGATGACCGACACCGCCCCGCTCAATCCCGAGTATCTTCACCATTCACCGCCGTCCTGTCTGGCTTCGCTTTTCAATAGTTGCGCCACTAATCAACCTACGACACCGCTCAGTACGACCGCTGATCGTAGGACAAGGTGGCTGCCAATCCACACCGGAATTCGTTCCGTGGTGGAGCCGGTGATCGCCGTCGCTGCGCGACGCGCGGGCCGCTTGTTCGCGGCAATCGCAGCCGTGGCCACATCAGTTGCTGGTGTGATCGGCCGAAATGGCGACGCTGCAGTCGACCGAGGGTGTGCGCTGGTCAACTGAGGTGGTCGCAGGCACCGTGCTGCTGTCGGCGCTGACCGCTGTCGCGGCCGCAATCCTCATTGCACGCGGCGCGTGATCCCCCGCGGATCCAACGCTGTCGTAAAGAGCCGTTGTTCTATAACGATTTGTTGAAGATGCGCGGCGCCGGCGTGTGCAGGCCCGATACGAATTACGTAGTGAGGCAGTATTGGGCGGGTGCATAGCAGCGCATCCACCGCACCATCGCACGTCCTCGTTGTCGGTGACCACGCGCACTGGACTGACCTCCTGGGCGAATACCTTCGCGCTCAGGAGGTGTCGGTGGTGGTCGCCGACAACAATACTGAAGCGCTGGTCACCGCCAAGAAGTTTCAGCCCCGGATAATCCTCATCGATTTCGATTCGCATGATGGCGACGGCGTGCAGCTCTGCCGTCGAATGCGCACGGTGTCACATGCTCACATCACCATATTGACCGCACGAAGTGATGAAGCCACAACGATCGCAGGCCTCGCCGCCGGAGCGGACGACGTGCTGGCGAAGCCATTCACCAGTCGTGAGGTTGTCGCGCGCATACAGGCGATTCTGCGCCGCTTCCTTGCGACGCCGAAGGCCGACGCTGTCCGGCCGTATTCCGAGAATGCACCAGGCAGGCAGGTATTCGGGCCGCTTTCCGTCGACATTGCGCGGCGCGAGGTCTTCGTCGCCGACGAGCAGATCAGCCTGACCCGAACGGAGTTCGAGATTCTGGCGACCCTGGCTCAACGGCCCGGCGGTGTGACGACCCGTCGAGAGATGTTGGACGCAGTGTGGGGACCGCGCTGGGGCGGCAGCGCCGCCAACATCCACGTGCACATCAGTCAGCTGCGCAGAAAATTAGGAGACAACCCCGCCAGGCCACTGCTGGTGTTGAACGTACGCGGAATCGGCTACCGGCTAGCGGTGTAGCTGCTCCACCCCGCCACCCGTGGTGGCCCCCCGCCACTGCGCAATCCGGACGTCCTAGTGGTCGCGAGCGACCCGACGTTCAGGCGCCGCCGCGCACGACCCTTCCCGGATTGGTCAGCTTCTGACATAGCTGGCGCAGATCGATAATGCCAAACAGGTTGCCGACCAAGGCTTGGCATCCGGTGGGCCGCGTAGGCGCGTACCAGCCGACGTGTTCAACTCCCTTGCGCCCGCAGACCGGCCACGCTCCCAATCCTTGCGTGCCGATTACACGCTCGGCGACGCGGATCTGCTCGGCGCGAGGCGCGCTGGCGGGATTGCCTCGACCGCCATGCTCTGCCCATGTCGACGGCTCAAACTGCAGCCCGCCGAAGTATCCGTTGCCCGTACTGATCGCCCAGTCGCCTCCAGATTCGCATTGCGCGATGGCGTCCCAGTCGATCGCATTGGCGTAGGCCGATATTGGGGCGGCGGCATTCGCGGTGACCGCGAGCGCCCCGGTGATGGCGACGGCGGTGAGAAACCTGCAGGTAGCCCTCATCGTGGTCCTTCCCCGACACAGGCACAGGTTCGTGCCCGCCGTGATGCGGTGCTTAAGTCAACACTGTGGCCATATTGCACTTCCGATAGTGGCGTGACTAGTGGTGCCACAGTGAGAAAAGGGTGGCAAGTGTCTTACAGTCCGACGCCGGCAGGCCGATAGCCAAGCAGCGTCCGCGGGACGTGCCTCCGCCGCATACATGGGCTAGTGCGTGAACGACTTGCGGACTACGGACGGACTACGGACTTCCAAGGGTTCGGTTGCCGCCGGTGTCCGCCAATCTGAGTTCGACGGTCCGTTATGGACTCTCACCAGGTAACGGAGAGCAAGATGGACTCTCATCAGGTAGAGGAGAATTACGATGTCGAACAACCCCGAGCGCAGCACCGTGTGGCAGACGGCACTGACCGTTATACAGACCGCGACACCGCCGGCACTTCCCGAAGGCGCGGAGGTGATGACCGTGGTGATCGAGTACCCGCCCGGCGACCCAGG
It encodes the following:
- a CDS encoding transglycosylase family protein; amino-acid sequence: MRATCRFLTAVAITGALAVTANAAAPISAYANAIDWDAIAQCESGGDWAISTGNGYFGGLQFEPSTWAEHGGRGNPASAPRAEQIRVAERVIGTQGLGAWPVCGRKGVEHVGWYAPTRPTGCQALVGNLFGIIDLRQLCQKLTNPGRVVRGGA
- the lnt gene encoding apolipoprotein N-acyltransferase; its protein translation is MREVSIGGGHGLLRRLAKAVGAVGGGLALAASFPPLGWWVSAIVGLALLAWVQADPLTGAAGGFGYGLLFGLAFYLPLLPWIGALVGPLPWVALAVVCALFPAAFAVPAVLLRGVTGWPLWWAAWWVAIEWLKSVFPFGGFPWGVVGFSQADGPLAVVARLGGVALVSFTTALLGFCVAALALLVRRSMRTDLKGAVAVPVVCLALITIATAAMGFMVRASTVNGGPSVTVAVVQGNVPRLGLDFNAQRRAVLDNHVRQTLRLADDIRSGRAPQPQFVIWPENSSDIDPLLNEDAGRQITRVARAVGAPVLVGAVVARPEWSPSTPVSSNSVIVWDPVSGPGQRHDKKIVQPFGEYLPWRGFFRHFSDYADRAGYFTAGDGSGIVQAGGVPVGVTTCWEVIFDRAAREAVLNGAQMLAVPSNNATFNEQMSRQQLAFAKIRAIEHGRSVVVAGTTGISAVITPQGRVVADTGFFEPAYLVNRIPLQANVTPATRWAAQVQRALIAIAAATLIVTLLGRVLSPPSPTGDVAGSADRHVNGWVWQPTRRA
- a CDS encoding response regulator transcription factor translates to MHSSASTAPSHVLVVGDHAHWTDLLGEYLRAQEVSVVVADNNTEALVTAKKFQPRIILIDFDSHDGDGVQLCRRMRTVSHAHITILTARSDEATTIAGLAAGADDVLAKPFTSREVVARIQAILRRFLATPKADAVRPYSENAPGRQVFGPLSVDIARREVFVADEQISLTRTEFEILATLAQRPGGVTTRREMLDAVWGPRWGGSAANIHVHISQLRRKLGDNPARPLLVLNVRGIGYRLAV